A stretch of DNA from Lotus japonicus ecotype B-129 chromosome 4, LjGifu_v1.2:
GGTTGGTAATGAGGCTTATACGTTTTTGAGGGAAATGATTGATAGTGGGTTTTCGCCCTCGCGGCTTCATGCTGATACGTATGAGAAGCTTATAGAGGGCATGTGCGATCCCTGGAACCGAAGTCCGTCTGAAGCTTTTGATCTGTTCCGAGAGATGTTGCGCCGGGGTGTGTCGCCAAATAAGCATACTTATAATAGTTTGATGAATGTTTATTGTGTTGTTGAAGGTGAGTTCAGTAAGGCTTTTCATATACATGATGAAATAATGAAGAAGGGGTTTTTGCCTGATTTTGTTTGTAAGTTTTCACCGTCTCTTGTTACTTACAACGCGCTTATTTATGGGTGTTGCTCTTTGGGGAGGGTTGAGGAGGCTGTGGGGATTATGAGGGGCATGGTTGAGATGGGTTTGTCCCCTGATGATGTTAGTTATAGCCTTGTTATATCCGGGTTTCTCCGAACCGGGGAGATGAAGAGGGCGTTTGATATGTTCCATGAAAAGGAGATGAATGAAAACGGAAAATATTGGCAGCACGGCCTGTTTGATATTTATTCATCACTTATGGATGGCGACCTGTTTGATGAGGTTATGTATACTAGTTTGATAAATACTTATTTAGATGAAGCTGAATGGCTTAAGGTTGTTAAATTGTATGATGAGATGTCATCTCATAGCGATTTGCCATATTCTCTTACATATATTTTGCTTTTAAATGGACTTGATAAGAAAGCTTGGACAAGAGAAACTAAGAAGAACGTTCTGAACTGGATATATGGTATGTTTTGGCATATGGAATCTTATATTCCTACTTATTTAACATATGATATTCTGATAGAGAACTGCAGTGATAATGAGTTTAAGAATGTGGTAGGGCTTGTCAAAAGTCTCTACATGAGGGATGTAGAGAATATTGAAGCAGAAAAAGCTTATGACACAATGCTTCAGTGGAATTATAAGGCAGATGGAACAGTttgtaatttattaatatttgaacATTGTAGATGTGATAATGATAATGTCCATAAGGCGTATAATATGTACAAGGAGATGGTGCATTATGGTTTTGCTTCTCATATGTTATCAGTACTTGCTCTTATTAAGGCTCTATCTC
This window harbors:
- the LOC130715973 gene encoding pentatricopeptide repeat-containing protein At5g39710-like → MKLLRHHHRVPFTAILKTTFHSPPPPKPFIHHRASFTANPITTFRAMPPNVNTQNVMIRRFASAAGNSESESPDVDTYNKMIAASCKENKVGEALGFLKAMIEKGMESNSIPFNEVIKGLCAEAWWMREAQKLVEEKNLNPERALGVWINISMLENLRHAVELYDQMRVRGLSPNESTYTTLIDAICKQVPVGNEAYTFLREMIDSGFSPSRLHADTYEKLIEGMCDPWNRSPSEAFDLFREMLRRGVSPNKHTYNSLMNVYCVVEGEFSKAFHIHDEIMKKGFLPDFVCKFSPSLVTYNALIYGCCSLGRVEEAVGIMRGMVEMGLSPDDVSYSLVISGFLRTGEMKRAFDMFHEKEMNENGKYWQHGLFDIYSSLMDGDLFDEVMYTSLINTYLDEAEWLKVVKLYDEMSSHSDLPYSLTYILLLNGLDKKAWTRETKKNVLNWIYGMFWHMESYIPTYLTYDILIENCSDNEFKNVVGLVKSLYMRDVENIEAEKAYDTMLQWNYKADGTVCNLLIFEHCRCDNDNVHKAYNMYKEMVHYGFASHMLSVLALIKALSQKGMDSELNWVIQNVLRSCDLNGSELHKALNEIDIKKDKIDALMNVLAEKAMDCLLLNGGKCSYASASA